In Clostridium sporogenes, one genomic interval encodes:
- a CDS encoding ABC transporter permease subunit, which produces MNRNEKALIRKDINEILSSKRVLIPMTIVPIVLIVIIPLAILIGASFIGNDSSMFTQIAPLIKKLPSEYKTYTPAQLLIKVTLNFMFPSYFLIIPIMCSGVIGASSFVGEKEHKTMESLLYTPISMEQLLRAKILGVFVPSYMVTLISFIVFGIIFNVGGFIYFGELIFPDVNWLIIILWISPAINLLSLIFTVMVSAKSETFQEAQQVSGLLVIPLILILVAQMTGVLLLSKVVMFIGGAVLFILDYILIKKISSKFVPEKLI; this is translated from the coding sequence ATGAATAGAAATGAAAAAGCATTGATACGTAAAGATATAAATGAAATACTAAGTTCCAAACGGGTTCTTATTCCTATGACTATTGTACCCATTGTTTTGATTGTAATCATACCCCTAGCAATATTGATAGGTGCAAGCTTTATTGGAAATGATTCAAGTATGTTTACACAGATAGCTCCTCTTATAAAAAAATTGCCTTCTGAATATAAAACATATACTCCAGCCCAACTTTTAATAAAAGTAACGCTAAACTTTATGTTTCCATCATACTTTCTTATAATTCCAATAATGTGTTCAGGAGTTATTGGAGCCAGCAGTTTTGTGGGAGAAAAGGAACATAAAACTATGGAGTCTCTGCTTTACACACCAATATCCATGGAACAACTGCTTAGAGCCAAGATTTTAGGTGTTTTTGTGCCCTCTTACATGGTGACTTTAATTTCATTTATAGTGTTTGGCATCATATTTAATGTAGGTGGTTTTATCTATTTTGGAGAACTTATCTTTCCAGATGTAAATTGGCTTATAATCATACTTTGGATTTCACCTGCAATCAATTTATTATCCTTAATATTTACTGTGATGGTATCGGCAAAATCAGAAACCTTCCAAGAAGCACAGCAAGTAAGCGGCCTTCTTGTCATTCCATTGATTCTTATATTAGTAGCTCAAATGACAGGTGTGCTTTTGCTTAGCAAAGTTGTAATGTTTATAGGGGGTGCTGTTCTCTTCATACTTGATTATATATTGATAAAGAAGATTTCCTCTAAGTTTGTTCCTGAGAAACTAATTTAA
- a CDS encoding carboxymuconolactone decarboxylase family protein, with protein MKGYRKEYNIKLIQADEFFKEFGELDDKTYFAGAIDKKHKELMGLAISVVSRCNECICYHMEGCINAGASVDEIMEAIKIGVIGGGSITYPNARFALKVLEEFTSEE; from the coding sequence ATGAAAGGGTATCGAAAAGAGTACAATATTAAACTCATTCAGGCTGATGAATTCTTTAAGGAATTTGGAGAATTGGATGATAAAACATATTTTGCTGGTGCCATTGATAAAAAACACAAAGAACTTATGGGATTAGCGATTTCAGTAGTTAGTCGTTGCAACGAGTGCATTTGTTATCACATGGAGGGGTGTATAAATGCTGGAGCAAGTGTAGATGAAATTATGGAAGCAATTAAGATTGGTGTTATTGGTGGCGGTTCTATTACTTATCCTAATGCAAGATTTGCTTTGAAGGTATTAGAAGAATTTACATCAGAAGAATAA
- a CDS encoding transcriptional regulator, with product MRGLNIGNCIVHKRKEKGITQEQLADYIGVSKASVSKWESGLSYPDILLLPEIATYFNISVDELLGYSPQLTKEDIKKIYSKLSHEFAVKPFDEVMEQCNKLIKKYYSCFPFLLSIIQLLLNYSNLIKNDAIKKEIFQHCILLSRRVKEESENISDIKNANTMEALAEIALGNSEKVIRLLDNKLDPYRGDDVILINAYQMQGETTQANKVNQILLYNNVINTLTLLNNYLSLNMMDPVLFEKIYSQGIQIIDSFQLKEIFTNDVFAIHIVAAQGYLIAENKEKAIDALERYINTVCSIQFPLSFKENEYFTHVGKWLEDNNFIGANTPVDEITIKKSFVDAVARNPAFEPLREDERYNFLVKKLKEKLGEKSECNKYRES from the coding sequence TTGAGAGGGTTAAATATAGGTAATTGCATTGTTCATAAGAGAAAAGAAAAGGGAATAACCCAGGAACAGTTGGCAGATTACATTGGAGTTTCTAAAGCATCTGTTTCCAAATGGGAATCTGGATTAAGTTATCCCGATATTTTGCTTCTTCCTGAGATTGCAACTTATTTTAATATTTCAGTGGATGAATTATTAGGATATTCTCCACAACTTACAAAGGAAGATATTAAAAAAATTTATAGTAAACTCTCTCATGAATTTGCTGTAAAGCCATTTGATGAAGTAATGGAACAGTGTAATAAATTAATAAAAAAATACTATTCTTGTTTTCCTTTTTTGCTTTCTATTATTCAATTATTATTAAACTATTCGAATTTGATAAAAAATGATGCCATAAAAAAAGAAATTTTTCAGCACTGTATATTGCTAAGTAGAAGAGTAAAGGAGGAATCAGAAAACATTTCTGACATAAAAAATGCAAATACTATGGAAGCATTGGCAGAGATAGCACTGGGAAATAGCGAAAAAGTTATTCGTTTATTGGATAATAAATTAGATCCCTATAGAGGAGATGATGTCATACTGATTAATGCCTATCAGATGCAGGGGGAAACTACTCAAGCAAATAAAGTGAATCAAATACTACTTTATAACAATGTAATAAACACATTAACGCTTCTAAACAATTATCTTTCCCTAAACATGATGGACCCAGTTCTGTTTGAAAAGATTTATTCTCAAGGCATTCAGATTATTGATTCTTTTCAGTTAAAAGAGATTTTCACAAATGATGTTTTTGCAATTCATATCGTTGCTGCACAAGGGTATTTGATAGCGGAAAATAAAGAAAAGGCAATAGATGCATTAGAGCGATATATTAACACTGTTTGTAGTATCCAATTTCCATTGAGTTTTAAAGAAAATGAATATTTTACTCATGTAGGCAAATGGCTTGAGGATAATAATTTTATTGGAGCAAACACTCCCGTGGATGAGATAACAATTAAGAAAAGTTTTGTTGATGCAGTTGCTCGAAATCCTGCATTTGAACCCTTAAGAGAAGATGAACGATATAATTTCCTTGTTAAAAAATTGAAAGAAAAGTTAGGTGAAAAAAGTGAATGCAATAAATATAGAGAATCTTAA
- a CDS encoding ABC transporter ATP-binding protein, which produces MNAINIENLKKSYDGQTNALSNISLSIPKGEIFGFLGPNGSGKTTTVRILNGVLSATSGYAEILGIPVGKNNLEIHRLCGVMTESSSCYENLTAKENLIFFGKMHGIEEKLLNERTNFILKRLELLDVKDKKVKSFSTGMRKRISLAIALIHDPQILFLDEPTSGLDPENALNVTRLIKELAEENQVTIFLCTHQLKYAEDICTLYGFINKGNILGLGTFDELASRKNAALKLKIRGKNISKEFGFIHEGNDIYNKSVSGDKEVNTLIQNILASGGEIYEAVQQKWSLEQLYFKYIKGASDDVKL; this is translated from the coding sequence GTGAATGCAATAAATATAGAGAATCTTAAAAAATCCTATGATGGGCAAACTAATGCGCTAAGCAATATAAGTCTAAGTATACCAAAAGGTGAGATATTTGGCTTTCTTGGTCCTAATGGTTCAGGAAAAACCACTACAGTTAGAATCCTTAATGGAGTTCTTTCAGCAACATCAGGATATGCTGAAATTTTAGGGATACCTGTTGGGAAAAATAATCTTGAAATCCATAGATTATGTGGAGTTATGACCGAAAGTTCCTCCTGTTATGAAAATCTTACTGCTAAAGAAAATCTAATATTCTTTGGAAAAATGCATGGGATTGAGGAAAAATTGCTTAATGAACGTACTAATTTTATATTGAAAAGACTAGAGTTACTAGATGTAAAAGATAAAAAGGTAAAATCTTTTAGTACAGGAATGAGAAAAAGAATTTCCTTAGCTATAGCATTAATTCACGATCCTCAGATTTTATTTCTTGATGAACCTACTTCTGGCTTAGATCCAGAAAATGCACTGAATGTTACAAGACTTATAAAAGAACTTGCAGAGGAAAATCAGGTTACAATCTTTCTTTGTACCCATCAATTAAAATATGCTGAAGATATTTGTACACTATATGGTTTTATAAACAAGGGCAATATCCTTGGTTTAGGTACATTTGATGAACTTGCTTCAAGGAAAAATGCAGCCCTTAAATTAAAAATTAGAGGGAAAAATATTTCTAAAGAATTTGGATTTATCCATGAAGGTAATGATATATATAACAAATCTGTTTCAGGAGACAAAGAGGTAAATACTCTAATACAAAACATACTGGCAAGTGGCGGAGAAATTTATGAGGCTGTACAGCAAAAATGGTCTTTGGAACAACTGTACTTTAAATATATAAAAGGTGCATCTGATGATGTGAAATTATAG
- a CDS encoding B3/4 domain-containing protein, whose translation MKKFVTEDDFWNLFPNARIGVVVCHGIDNSIKDKDKDKYKDIIYNSEKEALKYLKNEQFSSNEVIKVWREAFQKFKTKKGARSSIEALLKRVYNGNHLGTINPLVDIYNSISLRYGLPCGGEDIDTFVGDIRLTKAVGNENFVTLGTDENAPPYEGEIVYKDNEGAICRCFNWRESVRTMLTENTKNAFLCIELIDERRLKEFENALKDLTKTVQDNLGGTCKVSILDINNKEVLIK comes from the coding sequence ATGAAAAAATTTGTTACTGAAGATGACTTTTGGAATCTATTCCCCAATGCAAGGATTGGTGTTGTTGTTTGCCATGGCATAGATAACTCTATAAAAGATAAAGATAAAGATAAATATAAGGATATCATTTATAATTCAGAAAAGGAAGCCTTAAAATATTTGAAGAATGAACAATTCAGCAGTAACGAAGTTATAAAAGTATGGAGAGAGGCATTTCAAAAATTTAAAACAAAGAAAGGTGCAAGGTCATCCATTGAGGCATTACTAAAGCGAGTGTATAATGGAAACCATTTAGGAACTATTAATCCGCTAGTTGATATTTACAACTCTATTTCATTAAGATATGGATTGCCTTGCGGTGGTGAGGATATCGATACATTTGTTGGGGATATAAGATTGACTAAGGCAGTTGGAAATGAAAATTTTGTTACATTAGGAACGGATGAGAATGCACCACCATATGAAGGCGAAATAGTATATAAAGATAATGAAGGAGCAATTTGCAGGTGCTTTAATTGGCGCGAATCAGTAAGAACAATGCTCACTGAAAATACAAAAAATGCTTTTTTGTGCATTGAATTAATTGATGAAAGAAGATTAAAAGAGTTTGAGAATGCTTTAAAAGATTTAACAAAAACAGTACAGGATAATTTAGGTGGAACATGTAAGGTTTCAATTCTTGATATTAACAATAAAGAAGTATTAATAAAGTAA